In the Glycine max cultivar Williams 82 chromosome 19, Glycine_max_v4.0, whole genome shotgun sequence genome, GGATTTTgatgaaaaattgatttaagACAAGCATGTGAAAATCCTTAAAAACATCCATAAACTCACTTTTAGATTTCAATAAATACACCCAAGTAACATGAGAGAAATTATCAATCAacgtaataaaatatttagaacCGTCAAAGGATTCAATGGTAGGTCCCCAAACATCAGAGTGTACAAGCTCAAACATTTTATTAGGCTTAGATTAAGATGAAATAAATGGTAATCTAGTAGACTTAGAAGAAAAATGACAAGTATCACAAGAGATagattcattttcaaaatgaGGAAATAATTTTGTGAGGACATTTTTTGATGGATGTGCTAGATGTTGATGCCAGAGAGTTTAGTCTATCAAGGAAGAATAGAAGGTAGCAATTGCAGAACTCTTGGTGTTTAGAAAATTTCCTGAGATGTAGTAGAGTCCTTGTAAGAAGAATCCTTCACCAATCGTCTTTTTGGTGACAAGGTCCTAAAAAAACACCATGTGCGGAAGAAAAACAGCACGACAATTAAGTGTTTGGGTGAGTTTTTGAACCGAGAGCAACTGAATAGGAAAAAAAGGAACACACAATGCCACATCATTAGGGAATAGCTTAAGTTTTCCTTTCCCAATAACAAGAATACCATATCCATTGGCAACAGACACCAGAGATGGagtagaaatttttttgaaatcttAAAAGATTGGTTAATTTATTTGTCATGTAATCCGTGACACCAGAATCAACAATCCAAAAATCATTCATAGTACTAAATTTCACAGCAGTTGAAATACCTTGGATGCTTTCGTGAGAAGGAAGCTCGAAGTTCCAGTAGACTCAAATTCTATCCCAGTAGCCTCACCAGGGGAACCTGTAGCTACTGCAAAAGGCACACTACGAGAAGAATGATCTTCTTGCCATAGTTTggcaagaaaaaaatcaaacataaggAACAACCGCTCTAGATACCATATAGAAGAAAGAACCATAAGGATTCTGTATTTCTTATTATGTCAAATTACAACCTCATTATATAAAGGAGCTGTTATTACaaggaaattaaataataagCACTTTTGGAGAAAATACGATGATTGATACAATACTGATCTATAGAAATTAACaacaaatatatgatttttgtttattgaTACTTATTTTAGaactttccttctttccttcaaAAAGTAGATTATATAATAATCACAATTAAGCGctacaaatgaaaataattatgcatCATCTAAATTGAAAAGCACAAATAAGGTAATAGTACTTATATGTGAAAGGACGAAGGAAACAAATCCCTATGATGGAGGGAGAATGGTGATATGATGAGATATTTTTTGTGGGCCAGATGGGGATTATATATAGTGGTGATggttaaaaactaaaatcatttgGTAAGAATAATAGTGTTGATACCAAAATAAGAAGATGAGGCAATAACTTTTTCAACCCAAGTACACTATCACCAAGTCTAGCTTATTTGATGTGATTATTGATAGTGGTACGtagttttgaaattattattggTAACGTGGCCGAGGAGAATTCGAGTTTTCAAGCTGAATAGCACCCTAAGCTAGATTAAGAAAACAAGCAAATTCTAATGAATGAACAGCGCAAGACACTTTTTTCCATTGGTAAATACTAGATGGAAGACAAAACATGTACGAATTGGAGAAAATAAAGACGATATCGTGTTTACCTTATATGCAAGtaaacttatataatttataaacaagTTGAAAATTTGTGATGTTTgatttataggaattaaaaataggaattaaaaataggtattaaaaattttacaataattcaaatattattcaattaactGAATTAAACTCTATTGATAAAATTGTGATGCTTAACGTTGCAAAAAGATTAAtcataatttatgttatttaatggtttaaagtaataaaaaatgtgtCCCACTCTTCGAGTGGTCATCCGACAATAAATAAACATACCTTGACCTTGTCCAAATTCtcaattatttatgtttgattcaaattgaaataacacataaatttaacatattaaattaaaagtaaatacattataatttttttgtattctaTATCATTTTTCACTTTGAAAAAACATGGCTATCCAATGTACTTCATTCCCTCGTCTAAGTCGTCTACTCGTCTTGTATATTGATAGTTATCTAGCTACTCTTTTTCCTGGTTAACTGATTATTTCagaattttaatttgatgttaggattggaaaaaaataatatatttctctCTGAACCATTTAAGGTATCTGTATAGGCTACTACAGATGAAAAAATCTCACCTTCATTCATGTCAAAGTCAGACATGCATTTTAGAGCGTTAAGCATGCAATTACTTAGATGTTAATTAGAACGGTTTTGCAACTCATAAgctaaacaattaattatttgtctTCTGAGATATGATTTGAGAATTAACAACTGATTAGATTGATTTGTTGGGAGCAGTTTGGTAAACAATAATCTCATAATTTAGAGAATATATATTAACAGTAGTACAATTGTAGGTGAGCACCTGGCACGGTTTGGTAAGGTGTGGGCATTTGCTAGTGATGGGAGGCAACTAATTCAAAGAAGCAATATAttaatgtacaaaaaaaaaaaacacaaatagtGTTTATCAACCAGCACAGTCAAATAAGCGTGACACCACTTATCACATTCATTCAAACACTCCAATCACTTAAAAACACTCCAATTGGTCCCTCACATAATATGACACATATGCctcatcttcaattttttttttttcatcatagtGCTGCTTACTGCAATCCATCTTGCACCCTTTAGctacttaaaaaaagaaaagggccTGTTATATAGACTATGGCATATCTTATGCCCATAAATAATATTCTCTCATTctgtttttgcttttattttattttttttcctttttgtctaaaaatgtgtttcaaaagttgaaaatatgaaatattgaaCAGCTTATTAGAAGAAGGATTTTTTGGCAGGAGGTCTTCCAACTGCTCTCATGAGACTAGCAATCTCCAAAACCCTTGCCACTTTGGTTCCCCTTTTTGCCTCTGCCGATGCCCTTCTCTCCTCTGCTTTTCTATGAGCTTTTGCTATGTCGTTTTGCATTTTCTCCATTGCTCTTGCCCTTTTCTCCTCCAGCTTCCTCTGCACAATACATGAGATTTTTTTGAACAGAAACgtaataataactttttgtAGAGAACCGTATGTTGTTTAATCAGTCAACGTTTTGTTTTACTATATGGCCACGTAGTATTGGTTAAAATTcatgaaatcaaaataattggaCAACTTGCTACTTGTTGGTGGGTAACATAATATTTCCACCTTTTTGGCTGTCAATGTAAGAGTAGCTAGCTACCTTCAATAATAAGGCAATAAATGCAGACCATAGGAACCGCTTTTCACTAGATCATTATCCTACCAAGAGAATGTACCATTGTGGGAATTGATTGTTGGTGGATGGTGTTTTAGGCTCTATTGAGCAAggctaagaaaaagaaaaaggtaaaaactgAGAGGTTGTCTGTCAAAGAAAGAACCTATTAGTTGTAATTCAACTTTTCAAAGGACTCATAATTCCCGTGATATCTTCACATCATTCTTTTCTTTAGCCTGTGATAATTAAGCCTGTGGTATTATATATGATGCTGGGAATGTGGAAAAAcccatacatacatacatactgTTAGATACACAAAAGTAGTAGCTGCTGTAGCTAACACTAACCTTACAGTTTGGAGTGTAAAGCCCTCtcctatcatttttattttttattttgtaattaaaccCCTGTCCTATTTTGGGTGGAGCAAAGATTgagatacaaaaataataaatttaatatatgatgtgacaagaaaacaaaaagatgaagtctagtatttttcttttgatagaTTCTCCTGTTTTAGTTGTtgacaagaaaataatcaattatgtgCACGTACACATGTGATTACGAATACTCACCTTAATCGAGCAAGATCTGTGATGAAAATTCGATGTATTTTTATGGTCATTCTTGGAAATAGTCaatataaggaaaaataataaaggaatGAAGATTGGCATTGAATCTCTTGTTCATTTATTACTGGTTTTCTTTCCCTCCTTCTTTGGTTCCCCAACAACCAAGGGAAAATAATTCCCCAccttttcttctttatataAAATCCATCCATAAGAATAATAGTAATACAATAATAATGACATAATCATCGCTACAATCACTCACCAGCCAATCTTATTcaatttctctttaatttcGAAGTTAACATGGTCATATAGGGATATATAAAATTAGTCTAATGATTTAAaaatgatgagaaaaaaaaatcacatattcgAATCcttctattaatatatttttataaaaaattaataaatgaatgtttttcaataaataaaaaaaaaaaaactgatgtatTGATTGGATCAACTGTCAATCAATACAACTGCTCTGTTTTTTAGAGTAATCATAACCTCAAAGAAATCCAATCAACCCACCAAGACTAATCACCACaaacatagaaaaaaaaaaaaaaccacgaaGATCAACATGCAAGTACCTGAAGTAAGTAACaccttgagaaaaaaaaaacgttagtTACCTCAACTTTCTTCATCCAGGAGGAAGCTTTCTGAACCTGCTCGCTCTCCCACCCATTGATCACAGCGTCTTCTCTCTTGAATCTGTTGTTAATCTTCGCAACCTTAGCGTTCTGCCACGCCGATATCTTGGCATCAACCTCCTCCTTCTTCACCCGCTGAACCGACACGTGCTCCTCACGTGCAGCGCCGCCACCCCTTACTCCCTGAGACGACGACGACGGaaccgggtccagagggtggtTATCCGGCACGATCGCCAAAGGGTTCGTCTCTTCCATCAAGTCCTCTTCTCTGATCCTCCCCAACAAGCTGTTACTATTGTTGTTTTCGTTCATGGgactgttgctgttgttgttgttgctgttgtcgTGGTCGATGCTGGACCCTGCGAGAACCAGAGCGCTGAACTCTCTGCTCATGCTGAAGTTCTCGCTGGAAGAGGCGCCGCCTTCAGAAGCTACGGAGAGAGAGCTTGACCTGTGGGTATGCACTGTCTCCCAGGCTCTGCCACGTGGCGGCGGCGGGGTTAACGCGTGGATTTCCCTTATTTCAGTGATgtgttcatcttcttcttctgatCCGTGGGTAGTGGAACCGATGATTGTTGTTGGGTTGTTGTTCATGGcgtgtttttaatttatgttagtaGTAGTGAGTGGAGAACGGAAGGTGAAGGGAAAGTGGTGTAGAAGAGACAACCAAAGTGAAAGAAAGGGTTTTTGGTTGGTTTTTTCATTCGATGATCGAGCGAGCataggtgtgtgtgtgtgcttttgtttttgtgaggttgttattaatgaatgagaatggagGGGTGAGTGTAGACCACACACATGATAGAGATGGGGTCCTGAGAAATGCAAACTCTAAGATCTGTTTGAATACCAGTTTAAAGTgcttttaagagttttttttacataaaatataaagtttttttcgtagagaaacttttaaaaatatttttaactttgtaTCCAAACTCATCCACTGCATCTAAGCCTTCAAATGAAGGAATATATAATACACTAAAATAAAGGGTAGTGTAGGTTTAGTTACTCATGAAAGCAAAATATTTTCtgagaaataatatataattttcttatggCTTTATTTTGTGGGAATAAaagtttttctttgtttgttgaGTCCTTGACCTTTcgtgtatttctattcttggACAGGAAtgtttactttctttttcttcttaatgtCTCCTTGTTCCTTGGTAAAGTGTATAGCAACTCATTTAATTAACTTGCAACTTGTGTGGACTGTGGATTGAGACTGGACACATTGGGAGCCTATTTAAAAGTGGGACTCCCAACATTAAATGAGTTATAATAACAGACTAACcaacaagtttttttataaaaaaaaacatttgtaaaAATGTATTGCTAATGATCCAATTTAAtgtaaaagtgtaaaaaataaaactaaataaaaaagcaaatgaGGCTtggctatttaattttttctttgaggGTGCATTTGACACGTGAAATTGGAAGTGCAATTCAGAATTGGAATTGTACATGTAGTGTGTAGAATTACAATCTTATTTCCAATTCTATtagaattgaaattattttaaaatctcaaGTGAAGGACTAagtgataataataatgacaataataataaaaatattgagtgAAAGGTTAATTAAGTGATgttaacaataattaattagtgataataaaaatgataatgatgataatattgacaaaaaaaatattgatcataACAATAGtggtgaaaataataaaaatagaaggctaatgataataaaagttacttctaatttaaatataaaaaataactctaaaaatgaaagtaaaactataaaaaaaaaacgcatGATCTTTCATAATAAGGTGAATGCCAAAGTTAAGAATCTCTCTATCTAAATTTATCTAATTAAAGCCCTTgctattatagaaaatttttatgaggtatatatatatagatatacttCATAAGGATACTTATGTTTTATACTTGTATTTAGGATGGGCCACCTAGAGCTCAACCAATAAAGGTCCCACAAGAGCCCTTGATCTTGAAAGTGAAgtgtgaaattataaataaatattgattataagATGTAATTCTATACATTTCGCGGTTAAGAACAAcataaattgtaaaatatttaatctaACACTAATAATAGTAAACAGTTTCTTTTAGTGAAGAATAAAGTTGAATCTTTGATTGTTACTAAATCTTTGTTCCCTCTATAAGTCCAACTCTAGTGCTTGCACTTTTGATTTAGCAAATAGTAAATGGAAACCATGGCAAAGTGAATATAGATACAAAGTCAGGGGCACAACAGCAAAATGAAGCGTTTAATTATTTTCCTTCCCTGTTAAATTAAGTGTGATGTCGGCCAGAAATTATGAGTGGCCCTTCCATATATTATAATACGAAAATagacaattcaaattttacacgtGTTGTGATCAAAACTTGAACACAGGTGGATCTTTCGTACGTGGCAACAAATAATAGGTATTGAGTGTATCATTGTAGCTACGTATATTTCCTCCATGCAACTGATGACAtcaaaggtttttattttttttttcatttctgatTACACGTGTGCGGTTCCACTTACCCATTGCTCTTGTGGCCTATCAAATCCAAATGCCCACGCCTCACGTTGCTATTAGcctattgaattaaaatttatttgaatgcaatGTCAACATCATTAAACtatatgttattatattatcaaGAAGACAAAAtcgtttaattaatattataattattgtatttatatatCTACAAAAGTTCACTCTTTTATGATCTATGAACATATTACTATTTTGTCAGTCAAAATAAACAATGGAAGAGTGATTTTCAGGACTGAGTTATCTGGTTGatttttctcatcccaaatatTCTGCTAATTAACCCTCCAAGCTAATGTTATAGGCGTTTAACTTATTCGTGTTCAATGTgtcctttctcttttttatttcttcatgtATGAAAAAATTACTATCTAGTCATATCCTAAacgattaatattattataaaatgatagtATACAAAGTTTAACACCGACTAACAAAATCACATTAAAACTGTATAAACTAAAACGTACAGTTTCATATGTCTAAAAAGTACATAGAGGTAATAATAACCATCATTTATAATTCAAGATACATATAACAATATAAAAGTCAATAATACATGCAATAAATtgaatgattataaaaaaaaatagttcaatttttataatgtaGAGAGATAAGACTTCCTATTCAATATATAAGAATCCCTTCGTAgagaatttattataatttattttgttatgtggaaaacagaaaattgttgttatatgaaaatattaaataaaagttaaagaattaaaatgattaattggTGGGCTTTAATTAATCTACCACTAAAATGCTAACACTGATTTTTTAAATCAGAATAGTAAGTAGCATTTATCATTAGATGTAATGGGAGTGTGAAAAGGATACAAGGGTAGAACAGTGACGTGGGTCACGTTACTCAATAACAAACAAATTTAGGTACGTGACTTGGAAGGAACTCGGGTGCATATTAATAGCGACAATAGAACTTGTTTGGTTGAAGTTGGTGATGAATAAAATTACACttctatttgtttattatataacagcaatatatatatagtttgcgCGTACCATGCATGAAGGACATTTTCAAATTGGGTtctatctttaaaaatatgaaaaacaattattttgaagAGTCAAAATGTGCGAGGATTGGAACATAAATAAGGTGAGATCTAGTTCTGTCATTAAAAGGTTAGAGAAAATTGCTTCTGATATCCGCgagccataatttttttttttgttaaatcaggatatttttcaataaagttAATACTTAAGAAACAAAAAGTTAATACTTTAGAAACAAGATTAATTTCCAATCAAATCATATCATATTGGTGAGGCATAATTTTActtaagaaaaaatgttttgtaatCTTaacattatgttttatttaatttacatatattaaaaacaattttttattaactttttagtACTTGTAAAAAATAaggtaatgattttttttatatttaattgaatgtttATTGTGTACCTATGTTCAACGTAAACTTTCTATCATCCTTGACacaaatttgataataattagGTAGTTTATGTGCTGTGTGCGCGTAAACTTTTGtgatttttgtactttttaattctttttcgcCTTTACTCCGTTTacgataatttattttacaaataccAAACATGCACCTTTGTGTGCCAAGGTTTTCTTTTAAAGAGGGCAATACAAAAGAATAGTAATACATCCACTACTCATAATTTTTCTCCTTACATTTATATTGTTCtttctcaatatatatatatatatatatatatatatatatatatatatatatatatatattattcctgAAAATTTCGTCTTCTTTTTTCATGTAACACCTAAAATTGTGATTTTCATACATGGACACAAAGAGTAAAGTAAATAGAT is a window encoding:
- the LOC100527684 gene encoding Remorin_C superfamily protein; this encodes MNNNPTTIIGSTTHGSEEEDEHITEIREIHALTPPPPRGRAWETVHTHRSSSLSVASEGGASSSENFSMSREFSALVLAGSSIDHDNSNNNNSNSPMNENNNSNSLLGRIREEDLMEETNPLAIVPDNHPLDPVPSSSSQGVRGGGAAREEHVSVQRVKKEEVDAKISAWQNAKVAKINNRFKREDAVINGWESEQVQKASSWMKKVERKLEEKRARAMEKMQNDIAKAHRKAEERRASAEAKRGTKVARVLEIASLMRAVGRPPAKKSFF